Proteins co-encoded in one Streptomyces sp. NBC_01283 genomic window:
- a CDS encoding CDP-glycerol glycerophosphotransferase family protein, whose amino-acid sequence MGAIGERGTPEERPDVSVVVIVYNDAERLPTAVQSVLDQTLRGVEVVIVDDCSTDDSYGTARRLAAEHPERVRAYQLPENSGAGGEPRNVGIGHTVGTHVMFLDSDDVLERNACRNLLEAAERDGSDIVSGLCVRLSMDTRNKKRDQWYPWLYATTRTLESVTELPDLFVWDTLSTNKLYRRDFLVENALRFPKGMFYEDLMFIAEAYLAAGRITLIPNQVYYWHVHERAAAKSVTNRRHEMTNFEHRMEIHRRIDVLLAERGLDELRLAKDIKFLKHDLVLHLRDLPFRDAAYRQEFAGLARGYLGGLDRAAYDEVQPIQAICAYLLEEGDWENLLPAVDTLTNRDKISSPLAERDGRVYWCAEHLDDPFGRRVLDVTELGYHSKRFDQMFLRNVLTRYEESAGTVRMAGRITNPLGVVGPDSALTAELEFSARRRSLQTFRFPVPAVRYEGDVIVWEATADLARRLRPLGVVDAVWDVRLHLTADGVRTRTRLTACDPGLAEGKLPVRPRLTRLVADHMEPEVSQRGHLAFRLVTRETASGRIQDLVARGTQGVPGRLAKSGFRRAKKLRKDVTSGQSRLRVYDEVFSRLPVKKGTVVFESHLGKQYSDSPRAIYEEMRRQGLDFDAVWSYTGSPEGFPRDATLVRRWSLPYLRALAQAEFWVDNQSYPLKLTKRPETTYIQTWHGSALKRMGFDEPAWKLRSKPRQDEQQRVLDRFDRFLIRSEHDVRTLAKALRLKEKVLLRVGYPRNDALVRAKRAEDASGVRARGPLAAELGIPEDKRVLLYAPTFRRHGGRHGRFELPFDVERFAEEFGDRYVLLVRSHYLNHVVLPPSVRGRVIDVSAHHDVTPLYELADAMITDYSSVMFDYALLDRPMLFFTYDYEEYVHEGRGTYFDLRERAPGPVVETEDGLFAALKALDEQALEYAAARARFVAEFGEYDRGNAAKSVVEQFFSHWSAK is encoded by the coding sequence ATGGGAGCGATAGGTGAGCGGGGGACGCCGGAAGAGCGACCCGATGTGTCCGTAGTGGTGATCGTCTACAACGACGCCGAGCGGCTGCCGACCGCCGTTCAGTCGGTGCTCGACCAGACGCTGCGCGGCGTCGAGGTCGTCATCGTCGACGACTGCAGCACGGACGACTCGTACGGGACGGCGCGGCGCCTGGCCGCCGAGCACCCCGAGCGGGTGCGGGCCTACCAGCTGCCGGAGAACAGCGGCGCCGGCGGCGAACCCCGCAACGTGGGCATCGGACACACCGTCGGCACCCATGTGATGTTCCTCGACAGCGACGACGTCCTGGAGCGCAACGCCTGCCGCAACCTCCTCGAAGCCGCCGAGCGCGACGGCTCCGACATCGTCTCCGGGCTCTGCGTGCGTCTTTCCATGGACACCCGCAACAAGAAGCGCGACCAGTGGTATCCCTGGCTCTACGCCACGACCCGCACCCTGGAGTCCGTCACCGAGCTGCCCGACCTGTTCGTCTGGGACACCCTCTCCACGAACAAGCTCTACCGCCGCGACTTCCTCGTCGAGAACGCCCTCCGCTTCCCCAAGGGCATGTTCTACGAGGACCTGATGTTCATCGCCGAGGCCTACCTCGCGGCCGGGCGCATCACCCTCATCCCCAACCAGGTCTACTACTGGCACGTCCACGAGCGCGCCGCCGCGAAGTCGGTGACCAACCGGCGGCACGAGATGACCAACTTCGAGCACCGGATGGAGATCCACCGCCGGATCGACGTGCTGCTCGCGGAGCGCGGCCTCGACGAGCTGCGGCTCGCGAAGGACATCAAGTTCCTCAAGCACGACCTGGTGCTCCACCTGCGCGACCTGCCGTTCCGCGACGCCGCCTACCGGCAGGAGTTCGCCGGGCTCGCGCGCGGCTACCTCGGCGGGCTCGACCGCGCCGCCTACGACGAGGTGCAGCCCATTCAGGCCATCTGCGCCTACCTCCTGGAGGAGGGCGACTGGGAGAACCTCCTGCCCGCCGTCGACACCCTCACCAACCGCGACAAGATCTCCTCGCCGCTCGCCGAGCGGGACGGGCGCGTGTACTGGTGCGCCGAACACCTCGACGACCCGTTCGGGCGCCGGGTCCTGGACGTGACAGAGCTCGGCTATCACAGCAAGCGCTTCGACCAGATGTTCCTGCGCAACGTCCTGACGCGGTACGAGGAGTCGGCGGGGACCGTCCGCATGGCGGGCCGCATCACCAACCCGCTCGGCGTCGTCGGGCCGGACTCCGCGCTCACCGCGGAGCTGGAGTTCAGCGCGCGCCGCCGCAGCCTGCAGACCTTCCGCTTCCCGGTCCCCGCCGTGCGGTACGAGGGTGACGTCATCGTCTGGGAGGCCACCGCCGACCTCGCGCGGCGGCTGCGCCCGCTCGGTGTCGTCGACGCCGTGTGGGACGTGCGCCTGCACCTCACCGCCGACGGCGTGCGCACCAGGACGCGGCTCACCGCATGCGACCCGGGGCTTGCCGAGGGCAAGCTCCCGGTGCGGCCGCGGCTGACCCGGCTGGTCGCCGACCACATGGAGCCCGAGGTCTCGCAGCGCGGGCACCTGGCGTTCCGGCTCGTCACACGGGAGACGGCGAGCGGCCGGATCCAGGACCTGGTGGCCCGCGGGACGCAGGGCGTGCCGGGGCGCCTTGCCAAGTCCGGCTTCCGCAGGGCCAAGAAGCTGCGCAAGGACGTCACCTCCGGGCAGAGCAGACTGCGCGTGTACGACGAGGTGTTCAGCCGCCTGCCCGTGAAGAAGGGCACGGTCGTCTTCGAGAGCCATCTCGGCAAGCAGTACAGCGACAGCCCCCGGGCGATCTACGAGGAGATGCGGCGCCAGGGCCTCGACTTCGACGCCGTGTGGTCCTACACGGGCAGTCCGGAGGGCTTCCCGAGGGACGCGACACTGGTGCGGCGCTGGTCGCTGCCCTATCTCCGGGCCCTCGCGCAGGCCGAGTTCTGGGTCGACAACCAGAGCTACCCGCTCAAGCTCACCAAGCGCCCCGAGACGACGTACATCCAGACCTGGCACGGCTCGGCGCTCAAGCGCATGGGCTTCGACGAACCCGCGTGGAAGCTGCGCAGCAAGCCGCGACAGGACGAGCAGCAGCGGGTCCTCGACCGCTTCGACCGCTTCCTGATCCGCTCCGAGCACGACGTGCGGACGCTGGCGAAGGCCCTGCGCCTCAAGGAGAAGGTGCTGCTCCGGGTCGGCTATCCGCGCAACGACGCGCTGGTGCGGGCCAAGCGGGCCGAGGACGCGAGCGGTGTGCGCGCACGCGGACCGCTGGCGGCGGAGCTCGGCATCCCCGAGGACAAGCGGGTGCTGCTGTACGCGCCGACGTTCCGCAGGCACGGCGGTCGGCACGGGCGCTTTGAACTGCCCTTCGACGTCGAGAGGTTCGCGGAGGAGTTCGGCGACCGGTACGTGCTGCTCGTGCGTTCGCACTACCTCAACCACGTCGTCCTCCCGCCGTCCGTGCGGGGCCGCGTCATCGACGTGTCCGCGCACCACGACGTCACGCCGCTCTACGAGCTCGCCGACGCGATGATCACCGACTACTCGTCCGTGATGTTCGACTACGCGCTCCTCGACCGGCCGATGCTGTTCTTCACGTACGACTACGAGGAGTACGTGCACGAGGGGCGAGGCACCTACTTCGACCTGCGGGAACGGGCTCCCGGCCCGGTGGTCGAGACCGAGGACGGGCTGTTCGCCGCCCTGAAGGCGCTGGACGAGCAGGCCCTGGAGTACGCGGCTGCGCGGGCACGGTTCGTGGCCGAGTTCGGTGAGTACGACCGGGGAAATGCCGCCAAAAGCGTCGTCGAGCAGTTCTTCTCGCACTGGAGCGCCAAGTGA
- a CDS encoding glycosyltransferase has translation MSQTADPTRDIFFVSNSVNELGGITSWSHQMARLFVERGHRVHVIGITDPGVPQDVGTDLPYPTTTLYDEHPPRVGPARGIKGRLNVAEHRLRTRREQGMHEQAAKLTALFAQAGPGAVVIVTQVWAMEWVELADTSGLLVIGMSHESFAYSRASSRGPRVRKHYQGVDRMLALTREDADLWIRQGLDNASFMPNPLPFMPAVPSRRTEKVVTSIGRLHDQKGIDMLLDTWAEVAPLHPDWKLRIYGSGEDEEMLKKQCTALGLDDSVEWMGRTSDVPGALRGGSVFVQSSRGEGFPLALMEAMATAVPCAAFDCAPGVHEIVQDGVDGLLARLGNTAELARRLDTLMSDKELRDRMGELARVNIQRYTTGEVVRRWEELFAFLER, from the coding sequence GTGAGTCAGACAGCGGATCCGACGCGGGACATCTTCTTCGTCTCCAACAGCGTCAACGAACTGGGCGGGATCACCAGTTGGTCCCACCAGATGGCCCGCCTCTTCGTCGAGCGCGGCCATCGCGTGCACGTCATCGGCATCACGGACCCCGGCGTCCCGCAGGACGTCGGCACGGACCTGCCCTACCCCACCACGACGCTGTACGACGAGCACCCGCCGCGCGTCGGCCCCGCGCGCGGCATCAAGGGGCGGCTCAACGTGGCCGAGCACCGGCTGCGCACGCGGCGCGAGCAGGGCATGCACGAGCAGGCCGCCAAACTGACCGCGCTGTTCGCGCAGGCCGGGCCCGGCGCCGTCGTCATCGTCACGCAGGTGTGGGCGATGGAGTGGGTCGAACTGGCCGACACCAGCGGCCTGTTGGTCATCGGCATGAGCCATGAGTCGTTCGCCTACTCGCGGGCGTCCTCGCGCGGCCCGCGCGTGCGCAAGCACTACCAGGGCGTCGACCGGATGCTCGCGCTGACCCGCGAGGACGCCGACCTGTGGATCAGACAGGGCCTGGACAACGCGTCCTTCATGCCGAACCCGCTGCCGTTCATGCCCGCAGTGCCCTCGCGGCGCACCGAGAAGGTCGTCACGAGCATCGGCCGCCTGCACGACCAGAAGGGCATCGACATGCTCCTCGACACCTGGGCGGAGGTCGCGCCGCTGCACCCGGACTGGAAGCTGCGGATCTACGGCTCCGGCGAGGACGAGGAGATGCTCAAGAAGCAGTGCACGGCGCTCGGGCTCGACGACTCCGTCGAGTGGATGGGGCGGACGAGCGACGTGCCGGGGGCGCTGCGGGGCGGCTCGGTGTTCGTGCAGTCGTCGCGGGGCGAGGGTTTCCCGCTCGCCCTGATGGAGGCGATGGCCACCGCGGTTCCGTGCGCCGCCTTCGACTGCGCGCCGGGCGTGCACGAGATCGTCCAGGACGGCGTGGACGGGCTGCTCGCGCGGCTCGGCAACACGGCCGAACTGGCCCGCAGGCTGGACACGTTGATGTCCGACAAGGAGCTGCGGGACCGGATGGGAGAGCTGGCCAGGGTGAACATCCAGCGCTACACGACGGGTGAGGTCGTGCGGCGCTGGGAGGAGCTGTTCGCCTTTCTGGAGCGGTAG
- a CDS encoding ABC transporter ATP-binding protein, protein MTPAATPAVPPAPTVIVDQVDIVYRVHGAGSPSGRGSATAALGRILRRGKGGEEAGVRKVHAVRKVSFTAHKGEAIGLIGTNGSGKSTLLKAIAGLLPVENGRIFTDGQPSLLGVNAALMNDLTGERNVRLGGLAMGMTREQVQERYQDIVDFSGINEKGDFITLPMRTYSSGMAARLRFSIGSAKDHDVLLIDEALATGDRSFQKRSEARIRELRKRAGTVFLVSHNNKSIRDTCERVLWLEHGELRMDGPTADVLKEYEQFTGGKK, encoded by the coding sequence ATGACCCCCGCGGCGACCCCCGCCGTGCCGCCCGCCCCCACCGTCATCGTCGACCAGGTCGACATCGTCTACCGGGTGCACGGCGCCGGGTCCCCCTCGGGCCGCGGCAGCGCGACCGCGGCCCTCGGCCGCATCCTCAGGCGCGGCAAGGGCGGCGAGGAGGCCGGCGTACGAAAGGTGCACGCCGTCAGGAAGGTCTCCTTCACCGCCCACAAGGGCGAGGCCATCGGCCTGATCGGCACGAACGGCTCGGGCAAGTCGACCCTCCTGAAGGCGATCGCGGGGCTCCTGCCCGTCGAGAACGGCCGCATCTTCACCGACGGCCAGCCCTCGCTCCTCGGCGTGAACGCGGCCCTGATGAACGACCTCACCGGCGAGCGCAACGTCCGGCTCGGCGGCCTGGCGATGGGCATGACCCGCGAGCAGGTCCAGGAGCGCTACCAGGACATCGTCGACTTCTCCGGCATCAACGAGAAGGGAGACTTCATCACGCTCCCGATGCGTACGTACTCGTCCGGCATGGCAGCACGTCTCCGCTTCTCCATCGGCTCCGCCAAGGACCACGACGTCCTGCTCATCGACGAGGCCCTGGCGACCGGCGACCGCTCCTTCCAGAAGCGCTCGGAGGCCCGTATCCGCGAGCTGCGCAAGCGCGCGGGCACGGTCTTCCTGGTCAGCCACAACAACAAGTCGATCCGCGACACCTGCGAGCGCGTGCTCTGGCTTGAGCACGGCGAGCTGCGCATGGACGGCCCGACGGCGGACGTGCTCAAGGAGTACGAGCAGTTCACCGGCGGCAAGAAGTAG
- a CDS encoding ABC transporter permease: MSQVLDAPSRPAATAVTAPDAAELAARHGLTVSGARPTLSGYVRQLWQRRHFITAFATAKLTAQYSQAKLGQVWQVMTPLLNAAVYYFIFGVLMNTKHAVPDYVPFLVTGVFIFTFTQSSVMAGTRAIAGNLGLVRALHFPRAALPISFSLQQLQQLLFSMGALVVILLCFGVPPTLSWFLVLPVLVLQFTFNTGLALVMARLGSKTPDIAQLMPFVLRTWMYVSGVMWSIDAVLKDQHLPHVVKLLLECNPAAVYIDLMRFALIDSFQAGQLPHHVWAWAVGWALLAGAGGFIYFWKAEETYGRG; the protein is encoded by the coding sequence GTGAGTCAGGTCCTCGACGCTCCATCCCGCCCCGCCGCCACCGCGGTCACCGCACCCGACGCCGCCGAGCTCGCCGCCCGGCACGGCCTGACCGTCAGCGGCGCCCGCCCCACGCTCTCCGGGTACGTCCGGCAGCTGTGGCAGCGCAGGCACTTCATCACCGCCTTCGCGACCGCCAAGCTCACGGCCCAGTACAGCCAGGCGAAGCTCGGCCAGGTCTGGCAGGTGATGACGCCGCTCCTGAACGCGGCGGTCTACTACTTCATCTTCGGCGTGCTGATGAACACCAAGCACGCCGTCCCCGACTACGTCCCGTTCCTGGTCACCGGCGTCTTCATCTTCACGTTCACGCAGAGCTCGGTGATGGCCGGCACCCGCGCCATCGCGGGCAACCTCGGCCTGGTGCGCGCCCTGCACTTCCCGCGGGCCGCGCTGCCGATCTCGTTCAGCCTCCAGCAGCTCCAGCAGCTCCTGTTCTCCATGGGCGCGCTGGTCGTGATCCTGCTCTGCTTCGGTGTCCCGCCGACGCTGTCGTGGTTCCTGGTGCTCCCGGTCCTGGTCCTGCAGTTCACGTTCAACACGGGCCTGGCCCTGGTGATGGCGCGCCTGGGCAGCAAGACGCCCGACATCGCCCAGCTGATGCCGTTCGTGCTGCGGACGTGGATGTACGTGTCCGGGGTGATGTGGAGCATCGACGCCGTCCTCAAGGACCAGCACCTGCCGCACGTGGTCAAGCTCCTCCTTGAGTGCAACCCCGCCGCCGTCTACATCGACCTGATGCGCTTCGCGCTCATCGACAGCTTCCAGGCGGGCCAGCTCCCCCACCACGTCTGGGCGTGGGCCGTCGGCTGGGCGCTGCTCGCCGGGGCCGGCGGATTCATCTACTTCTGGAAGGCAGAGGAGACGTACGGCCGTGGCTGA
- a CDS encoding TetR/AcrR family transcriptional regulator, translating into MTTSRPGDEQPRRRVPAGAAVLREDVTEAIRSAVFEELAAVGYARMSIEGIARRAGVGKTAVYRRWRSKLHLVLDLVSAIAVQGLPMPDSGSLEGDLRLLYEVTSRALRHPVASQVIPDLQAEAARNPEIAEAMQKALREGQHGVANGIVRAAVARGEVREGVDEDLALDLVSGPLYWRSVVVRAKLPKGYLGSLATATAAALRAL; encoded by the coding sequence ATGACGACGAGCAGGCCAGGAGATGAACAGCCGCGCCGCAGGGTGCCCGCGGGGGCCGCGGTGCTCCGCGAGGACGTGACCGAGGCCATCAGGTCCGCCGTCTTCGAGGAGCTGGCGGCGGTCGGGTACGCGCGCATGTCCATCGAGGGCATCGCGCGCCGCGCGGGGGTCGGCAAGACCGCCGTCTACCGGCGCTGGCGCTCCAAGCTGCACCTCGTGCTCGACCTGGTGTCGGCGATAGCGGTGCAGGGCCTCCCGATGCCGGACAGCGGCTCCCTGGAGGGCGATCTGCGCCTGCTGTACGAGGTGACGTCGCGCGCCCTGCGGCATCCCGTGGCCTCGCAGGTGATCCCGGACCTGCAGGCGGAGGCGGCCCGCAACCCGGAGATCGCGGAAGCCATGCAGAAGGCCCTGAGGGAGGGGCAGCACGGGGTGGCGAACGGCATCGTGCGGGCCGCCGTGGCGCGGGGGGAGGTACGGGAGGGGGTCGACGAGGACCTCGCCCTCGACCTGGTGTCGGGGCCGCTCTACTGGCGTTCCGTGGTGGTGCGGGCGAAGCTGCCCAAGGGCTACCTGGGCAGCCTCGCCACGGCTACGGCGGCGGCGCTGCGGGCGTTGTGA
- the galE gene encoding UDP-glucose 4-epimerase GalE produces the protein MTWLITGGAGYIGAHVVRAMTEAGERTVVYDDLSTGLAERVPQGVPLVTGSTLDAELLSRTLTEHAVTGVVHLAGKKQVGESVELPLHYYHENVEGLRVLLSAVTEAGVASFVFSSSAAVYGMPDVDLVTEETPCLPMSPYGETKLAGEWLVRATGRAHGLSTASLRYFNVAGAASPALADTGVFNLVPMVFEKLTADEAPRVFGADYPTPDGTCVRDYIHVVDIAEAHVATARRLAAAPGGTDLTLNIGRGEGVSVLEMATLINEVTGYDLPPTVAPRRPGDPARVVASADRIATELGWSAKRDVREMVASAWAGWVRLHPGAGRK, from the coding sequence ATGACCTGGCTGATCACCGGCGGCGCCGGATACATCGGGGCACACGTGGTCCGCGCCATGACGGAGGCGGGCGAGCGGACGGTGGTCTACGACGACCTGTCCACGGGCCTCGCCGAGCGCGTCCCCCAGGGCGTACCGCTGGTGACCGGGTCGACGCTGGACGCGGAGCTGCTGTCCCGCACGCTGACGGAACACGCCGTCACCGGTGTCGTGCACCTGGCGGGCAAGAAGCAGGTGGGCGAGTCGGTGGAGCTGCCGCTGCACTACTACCACGAGAACGTGGAGGGGCTGCGGGTCCTGCTGTCGGCGGTGACGGAAGCCGGTGTCGCGTCCTTCGTCTTCTCCTCGTCGGCGGCCGTGTACGGCATGCCCGACGTGGACCTGGTGACGGAGGAGACCCCCTGCCTCCCGATGAGCCCGTACGGCGAGACGAAGCTGGCGGGCGAGTGGCTGGTCCGCGCGACGGGCCGCGCGCACGGCCTGTCGACGGCGTCGCTGCGGTACTTCAACGTGGCGGGCGCCGCGAGCCCCGCGCTGGCCGACACGGGCGTCTTCAACCTGGTCCCGATGGTCTTCGAGAAGCTCACGGCCGACGAGGCGCCGCGCGTCTTCGGCGCGGACTACCCGACGCCGGACGGCACGTGCGTACGCGACTACATCCACGTGGTGGACATCGCGGAGGCCCATGTGGCGACGGCCCGCAGGCTGGCCGCCGCGCCCGGCGGCACCGACCTGACCCTCAACATCGGCCGCGGCGAGGGCGTCTCGGTCCTGGAGATGGCCACCCTGATCAACGAGGTCACGGGGTACGACCTCCCGCCCACCGTGGCACCCCGGCGCCCCGGCGACCCGGCCCGGGTGGTGGCATCGGCGGACCGCATCGCCACGGAGCTCGGCTGGTCGGCCAAGCGGGACGTGCGCGAGATGGTGGCATCGGCGTGGGCGGGGTGGGTGCGGCTGCATCCGGGGGCGGGCCGGAAGTAG
- a CDS encoding glycosyltransferase family 2 protein, with protein sequence MDPSLSLSPPSPQVCVVVIGYNDSAHVTDAVRSALAQGPAVREVIAVDDCSTDGSGELLAALAQEDPRVKPIRRATNSGGCGTPRNDGIEATTSAYVMFLDSDDILPPGAVDALLKAAARHDAEVVTGRCVRRELPSGRETAWQPMLYTKPRLIARPELRTRLVHDTLCVNKLYRTDFLRRHGLRFPEGAFTYEDFVFTARVLAAGPRIALITDPVYVWNVRRTAAKLSISLDRSGIANWQARLEAHRQSVDILREARSASGDAGKRLARAARAKFIDHSLRMYTRELTTRSPEYRQEWWTATRAYLAAFDTADLDAAPAPGRIIARVILASPEPRDLTRLQEVAARPARLSPPYALAADGTTPVWSEDLPQVTLEHLLVRPIRLLPLAVDAELRPRAGGSRLTLRLHELYGRVADAGPTTVDVELVPRSGEGPVLRRTAAFGPADGATWLTEVVLDLGSLGGGVWDLRLRLHFGDGTARETTARAVAGPGLLRRTALPSRRGLLLAQPYKTQAGNLAVRLAPGLRGVFGVVRRRLARWVGGGGH encoded by the coding sequence GTGGATCCCTCTCTGTCTCTCTCGCCCCCGTCGCCCCAGGTCTGCGTCGTCGTGATCGGCTACAACGACTCCGCGCACGTCACGGACGCGGTGCGCTCGGCGCTCGCCCAGGGACCGGCCGTCCGCGAGGTGATCGCCGTCGACGACTGCTCGACGGACGGCAGCGGCGAGCTGCTCGCGGCGCTCGCCCAGGAGGACCCGCGCGTCAAACCCATCCGCCGCGCCACCAACAGCGGCGGCTGCGGCACTCCCCGCAACGACGGGATCGAGGCCACGACGTCCGCGTACGTGATGTTCCTCGACAGCGACGACATCCTGCCGCCGGGCGCGGTGGACGCCCTGCTCAAGGCCGCCGCGCGGCACGACGCCGAGGTGGTCACCGGCCGCTGCGTGCGCCGCGAACTGCCCTCCGGACGCGAGACGGCCTGGCAGCCCATGCTCTACACGAAGCCCCGCCTCATCGCCCGCCCCGAGCTGCGCACCCGCCTGGTCCACGACACCCTCTGCGTCAACAAGCTCTACCGCACCGACTTCCTGCGCCGGCACGGCCTGCGCTTCCCCGAGGGCGCCTTCACGTACGAGGACTTCGTCTTCACGGCCCGCGTCCTGGCGGCCGGCCCGCGCATCGCGCTGATCACGGACCCCGTCTACGTGTGGAACGTGCGCCGCACGGCGGCCAAGCTGTCGATCTCCCTGGACCGCTCGGGCATCGCCAACTGGCAGGCCCGCCTTGAGGCCCACCGCCAGTCGGTCGACATCCTCCGGGAGGCGAGGAGCGCGTCGGGCGACGCGGGCAAGCGGCTCGCACGGGCCGCGCGGGCCAAGTTCATCGACCACAGCCTGCGGATGTACACACGCGAGCTCACCACCAGGAGCCCGGAGTACCGGCAGGAGTGGTGGACGGCCACGCGCGCGTACCTCGCGGCCTTCGACACGGCCGACCTGGACGCGGCGCCCGCGCCGGGCCGGATCATCGCCCGCGTGATCCTCGCGTCCCCCGAGCCGCGCGACCTGACCCGCCTCCAGGAGGTGGCGGCCCGCCCCGCCCGCCTCTCACCCCCGTACGCGCTCGCGGCGGACGGCACCACTCCCGTCTGGTCCGAGGACCTCCCCCAGGTGACCCTGGAACACCTCCTCGTCCGCCCCATCCGCCTCCTCCCGCTGGCGGTGGACGCGGAGCTGCGACCGCGCGCGGGCGGCAGCCGCCTCACGCTGCGGCTGCACGAGCTGTACGGGCGGGTGGCGGACGCGGGTCCGACGACGGTCGACGTGGAGCTCGTGCCCAGGAGCGGCGAGGGCCCGGTGCTGCGCCGCACGGCGGCGTTCGGCCCCGCTGACGGCGCGACCTGGCTGACCGAGGTCGTCCTCGACCTGGGCTCGCTCGGCGGCGGCGTATGGGATCTGCGGCTGCGCCTGCACTTCGGTGACGGGACGGCGCGCGAGACGACGGCGCGGGCGGTGGCGGGCCCGGGTCTGCTGCGGCGCACGGCGCTGCCGTCGCGCCGGGGGCTGCTGCTGGCCCAGCCGTACAAGACGCAGGCGGGGAACCTGGCGGTGCGGCTCGCGCCGGGGCTGCGGGGTGTGTTCGGGGTGGTGCGCAGGCGCCTGGCGCGGTGGGTGGGCGGCGGCGGGCACTGA